The genomic segment TGGCGCGGGTGATCGACCGCTTCCACGTGCTCGAGAAGCTGCTGGCCGGCAGCCTGCCGGCGACGGAGCGCGCACAGACGCTCGCCACGATCGTCTCGCTGTCGCGAAGGGCGCGCATGATCCACTGGGCGATCAGCCTCTGCGTCGCCTGCGAACTGCTGGTCTGCCTCGTCGTCGCTGCGCTCTTCATCGGAGCCGAGATGCAGATCGACCTGTCGCGCCCGATCGGCGCGCTGTTCGTCGCCGCGATGCTGGCGCTGATTGCCGGCCTGACCTGCTTCCTGCGCGAGATCGCTCTCGCCACGAGCTTCATCGAGAGCATCGGGCGGACGGCGGCGCGTGCCGAGCAAGAGACCTGACGCGATCTCCCGCGCTGGCTGCAGCACCGGCCATCGCCTCATCGCCTGGCCGGCGCCCGGGCGACCACGGGCCGCGGTGGCACCCCGTCGCCCTGAGCCGCGGCAATTGCACGTCGCGCTGCTGCTCTTGGCAGCGTCACGGGAGCTGACAGGGCGGCAGCCGGGAGCGTGGCTGTCCGCTGCCGTGCGGGGGCGCAGCGAAATTGACGCGTGCGCGGGCGGTCGCTATGCTTCCCGGCGTGCCGCGCGGCAACCGGGAAAGGATCGGGTCGCCGAGCTGCGGGGCGAGTGTACATGGGGCGGGAAGGGGTGCCATGGGAAGGGTGGAAGTTCGCGGTCGTCGGCGCCTGCTCGACGACTTCTTCAAGGTCGACGAAGCCGAGGTGAGCTTCGAGCGTGCCGATGGTTCGATGACGCCGCCCGCGCGGCGGCTCGTCTTCGAGCGCGGCGACTCGGTCGCCGCCGTCGTCTACCACCGCGATTCGGACCGCCTGCTCTTTGCCGAGCAGTTTCGCTATCCGACCGTCGGCAAGGGTTCCGGCTGGCTGCTCG from the Accumulibacter sp. genome contains:
- a CDS encoding DUF2721 domain-containing protein; its protein translation is MLTLSNQVSSVAQVIQLAVAPVFLLAGVGALLGVLANRLARVIDRFHVLEKLLAGSLPATERAQTLATIVSLSRRARMIHWAISLCVACELLVCLVVAALFIGAEMQIDLSRPIGALFVAAMLALIAGLTCFLREIALATSFIESIGRTAARAEQET